Proteins from a genomic interval of Rhodopseudomonas julia:
- a CDS encoding divergent polysaccharide deacetylase family protein has product MAADELNAPLKRPARPVRKGRLRWLFYVPLVLAGVVFVTALMWTALVDDPDGGRAFAVAEVKGAGPETTGSIDKTSVKDARRQALAAPGWEMEAGVTAPSHAGSLFTDPVPSDAAASSEPQTDFERMQAALQQAPTSTAFFAGAPLPELQESSAYGPLPRIGDDGTLPREAYARPAYLAPDQPHIAIIVGGLGISQTGTQRAIRALPSDVTFAFAATGSSLNRWAGDARADGHEILLQAPMEPFGYPSTDSGEHTLLVSAKSGANADSLAWILSRTGGYTGIMNYLGGRFTAEADAMRPLLASLGERGLLYVDDGSSDLSVAGRLGPSLGTPVVVADRIIDKQRQPALVAQALDDLETIARQKGWAVGVASAFPSTVSALAEWMPEAQARGIAFVPVSALAQQEE; this is encoded by the coding sequence ATGGCGGCCGACGAGCTCAATGCACCTTTGAAGCGCCCGGCGCGGCCGGTCCGAAAAGGACGGCTGCGCTGGCTTTTCTATGTTCCGCTGGTTCTTGCCGGGGTGGTGTTCGTCACCGCCTTGATGTGGACGGCGCTCGTCGATGATCCCGATGGCGGGCGCGCCTTCGCGGTCGCCGAAGTGAAAGGCGCCGGGCCCGAAACCACCGGCAGCATCGACAAGACCTCCGTCAAGGATGCGCGCCGTCAGGCGCTCGCGGCCCCCGGCTGGGAGATGGAGGCGGGCGTGACCGCCCCGTCACATGCGGGCTCGCTCTTCACCGACCCGGTGCCGTCTGACGCGGCCGCTTCTTCCGAGCCGCAAACGGATTTTGAACGCATGCAGGCGGCGTTGCAGCAGGCGCCGACGAGCACAGCCTTCTTTGCCGGTGCACCGCTTCCCGAATTGCAGGAAAGCTCCGCCTATGGGCCGCTGCCGCGCATCGGCGACGATGGCACGCTGCCGCGCGAGGCCTATGCGCGCCCGGCCTATCTCGCTCCCGATCAGCCGCATATCGCCATCATCGTCGGAGGCCTCGGCATCAGTCAGACCGGCACGCAGCGCGCCATCCGGGCCCTTCCGAGCGACGTTACCTTTGCGTTTGCCGCGACCGGATCGAGCCTCAATCGCTGGGCCGGCGATGCGCGCGCCGACGGACACGAAATCCTGCTGCAGGCGCCGATGGAGCCTTTCGGCTATCCGAGCACCGATTCGGGCGAGCATACGCTGCTCGTCAGTGCCAAGAGCGGGGCCAATGCGGACAGCCTTGCCTGGATTTTGAGCCGGACGGGCGGCTATACCGGCATCATGAATTATCTCGGCGGTCGGTTCACGGCCGAGGCAGATGCGATGCGGCCGCTTCTCGCCAGTCTCGGCGAGCGCGGCCTTCTTTATGTCGACGACGGCAGCTCGGATTTGAGCGTTGCCGGGCGGCTCGGCCCGTCTCTCGGCACGCCGGTCGTGGTGGCCGACCGGATTATCGACAAGCAAAGGCAGCCGGCTCTGGTTGCGCAGGCGCTCGACGATCTGGAGACGATCGCACGCCAAAAGGGGTGGGCTGTGGGCGTCGCTTCGGCCTTCCCGTCGACCGTTTCGGCACTGGCGGAATGGATGCCCGAAGCGCAAGCGCGCGGGATCGCATTCGTGCCGGTGAGCGCGCTGGCGCAGCAAGAGGAATGA
- a CDS encoding RNA pyrophosphohydrolase: protein MLHETGFAEPLEGYRPCVGLAVFNADGLVFVGRRTGGEESVSSGYAWQMPQGGMDPGETPLEAAKRELYEETAMRSVSLLAESPLWWHYDLPEELCRSAWKGRYRGQTQKWFAFRFEGDEGEIDVGPRDGHKAEFLQWRWERLENTPELIVPFKRDVYERVASAFAGFAAS from the coding sequence ATGTTGCATGAAACCGGCTTTGCGGAGCCGCTTGAAGGTTATCGCCCGTGTGTGGGCCTCGCCGTTTTCAACGCCGACGGGCTCGTCTTCGTCGGGCGCAGGACCGGCGGCGAGGAGAGTGTCTCCTCCGGCTATGCCTGGCAGATGCCGCAAGGCGGCATGGACCCTGGCGAGACGCCGCTGGAGGCGGCCAAACGCGAGCTCTATGAGGAGACGGCGATGCGCTCCGTCTCGCTTCTCGCCGAATCCCCCTTGTGGTGGCACTACGATCTGCCGGAAGAACTCTGTCGTTCCGCCTGGAAAGGGCGCTATCGCGGACAGACGCAGAAATGGTTCGCCTTCCGCTTCGAAGGCGATGAGGGCGAGATCGACGTCGGCCCGCGCGACGGCCACAAGGCGGAATTCCTGCAATGGCGCTGGGAGCGCCTGGAGAATACGCCGGAATTGATCGTGCCGTTCAAGCGCGACGTCTATGAGCGGGTCGCCTCAGCCTTCGCCGGGTTCGCGGCTTCCTGA